In one window of Maribacter sp. BPC-D8 DNA:
- a CDS encoding NADH:ubiquinone reductase (Na(+)-transporting) subunit D, whose amino-acid sequence MALLSKKDANLITDPLADNNPITIQVLGICSALAITAELKASLVMAISVMFVLGAGNVVISLMRNIIPSKIRIIVQLIVVATLVIIVDQVLKAYAYELSKTLAVFVGLIITNCIIMGRFEAFALANGPWRSFLDGIGNSLGYGVILVIVGFFRELLGSGTLFGYPVLGDPITKTGLYATGYENNGFMIIPPAALIVVGIIIWVQRSRNPALVEES is encoded by the coding sequence ATGGCACTACTATCAAAAAAAGATGCAAATCTTATTACGGATCCACTTGCAGACAATAACCCTATTACCATTCAGGTATTGGGTATTTGTTCGGCATTGGCAATTACAGCAGAGCTAAAGGCGTCTTTGGTAATGGCTATTTCTGTAATGTTCGTATTAGGTGCAGGTAACGTAGTTATCTCATTGATGAGAAATATCATTCCATCGAAAATTAGAATTATTGTTCAGTTAATTGTAGTTGCTACATTGGTAATTATAGTGGATCAGGTACTTAAGGCATATGCTTACGAGTTAAGTAAAACCTTGGCTGTATTCGTAGGTCTAATTATTACAAACTGTATAATTATGGGACGTTTTGAAGCTTTTGCTTTGGCGAACGGACCATGGCGTTCATTTTTGGACGGTATAGGTAACTCTTTAGGTTACGGTGTTATTTTGGTTATCGTAGGGTTCTTTAGAGAACTTTTGGGTTCAGGAACACTTTTTGGTTATCCGGTTTTAGGTGATCCAATAACAAAAACAGGTTTGTATGCAACAGGGTATGAGAATAACGGATTTATGATTATTCCTCCAGCGGCATTAATTGTGGTTGGTATCATTATTTGGGTACAACGTTCAAGAAATCCTGCGTTAGTAGAAGAGAGTTAA
- the nqrE gene encoding NADH:ubiquinone reductase (Na(+)-transporting) subunit E, with protein MLEHVELFFKSIFIDNMVFAVFLGMCSYLAVSKKVATAVGLGAAVIFVLAVTVPMNWLLDKYLLQDGALVWLGPEYADYNLSFLSFILFIATIATMVQLVEIVVEKFSPSLYNSLGIFLPLIAVNCAILGGSLFMQAREIETLGLAFNYGVSSGIGWFLAILAIAAIREKIRYSNVPAPLRGLGITFIITGLMGIGFQSFGGMLTGGGDDAEEAAEQVNQVIQPEVVTPVEEVVVEKNEEIDEKVISYNDVNK; from the coding sequence ATGTTAGAACATGTAGAATTATTTTTTAAGTCCATCTTTATCGATAACATGGTATTTGCCGTGTTCTTGGGGATGTGTTCTTATTTAGCGGTATCCAAAAAAGTGGCTACTGCGGTTGGTTTAGGTGCTGCTGTTATATTCGTATTGGCGGTTACTGTACCAATGAACTGGTTGTTAGATAAGTATTTATTACAAGACGGAGCCTTAGTTTGGTTAGGTCCTGAATATGCAGATTACAACCTTAGCTTTTTATCATTTATTTTATTCATTGCTACCATTGCTACAATGGTACAATTAGTAGAGATTGTGGTTGAGAAATTTTCACCTTCTTTATATAACTCACTGGGTATATTTTTACCGTTGATTGCAGTAAACTGTGCAATTCTTGGTGGATCTTTATTCATGCAGGCAAGAGAAATTGAAACCTTAGGTTTAGCATTCAATTATGGTGTTAGTTCTGGTATTGGATGGTTCTTGGCAATTTTAGCGATTGCAGCTATTCGTGAGAAAATTAGATATAGTAATGTTCCTGCTCCTTTAAGAGGTCTAGGTATTACGTTTATTATCACAGGTCTTATGGGTATTGGCTTTCAAAGTTTTGGAGGTATGTTAACTGGTGGTGGTGATGATGCTGAAGAAGCTGCAGAGCAAGTTAATCAGGTAATTCAGCCAGAGGTTGTAACACCTGTCGAAGAAGTAGTAGTAGAAAAGAACGAAGAAATTGACGAAAAGGTAATTTCTTATAACGACGTAAATAAATAA
- the nqrF gene encoding NADH:ubiquinone reductase (Na(+)-transporting) subunit F: MILAASTGGTILITVVAFLILLMALVALLLFTKQKLSPSGPVTITINGEKKIEVSSGGSLLSTLGNQKIFLPSACGGGGTCIQCECHVLSGGGEALPTETPHFSKKELNHGIRLACQVKVKQNMDITIPEEVFGIKKWPAKVVRNYNVASFIKEFVVEIPEDMGYKAGGYIQIEIPECEVKYADIDITAHPEEHETPDKFQAEWDKFNLWPLTMKNPETVERAYSMASFPAEGREIMLNVRIATPPWDRAKNGWMDVNPGVASSYIFNLKPGDDCTISGPYGEFFINESDSEMLYVGGGAGMAPMRSHLYHLFKTLRTKRKVSYWYGGRSKRELFYLDHFYKLEEEFPNFKFYLALSEPQEEDNWKVKENIDAPGDGFVGFIHNCVIDNYLSLHESPEDIELYFCGPPLMNKAVQKMGEDFGIPDEHIRFDDFGG; the protein is encoded by the coding sequence ATGATTTTAGCTGCAAGTACAGGCGGAACTATTTTAATAACTGTTGTCGCATTTCTAATACTGTTGATGGCATTAGTAGCATTGCTTCTGTTTACTAAACAAAAACTTTCTCCATCTGGTCCTGTAACCATTACAATTAACGGAGAGAAGAAAATTGAAGTTTCTTCAGGTGGATCTTTATTATCAACCTTAGGTAACCAAAAAATATTTTTACCATCTGCCTGTGGTGGTGGTGGAACATGTATTCAGTGTGAATGTCATGTACTTTCTGGTGGTGGTGAAGCATTACCTACAGAAACTCCGCATTTCTCTAAAAAAGAATTAAACCATGGTATACGTTTAGCTTGTCAAGTTAAAGTGAAGCAAAACATGGATATTACCATTCCTGAAGAGGTATTCGGTATTAAGAAATGGCCGGCAAAAGTGGTACGTAACTATAACGTAGCATCTTTTATCAAAGAATTTGTAGTTGAAATCCCTGAAGATATGGGTTACAAAGCTGGTGGTTATATTCAAATTGAAATTCCTGAGTGTGAGGTTAAGTATGCTGATATTGATATTACAGCACACCCTGAGGAACATGAAACTCCAGATAAATTCCAAGCAGAATGGGATAAATTCAACCTTTGGCCTTTAACAATGAAGAATCCAGAAACGGTTGAAAGAGCGTATTCAATGGCTTCTTTCCCTGCTGAAGGAAGAGAGATTATGTTGAATGTACGTATCGCTACTCCGCCATGGGATCGTGCTAAAAATGGATGGATGGATGTGAACCCTGGTGTTGCTTCTTCTTACATTTTTAATTTGAAGCCAGGTGATGATTGTACTATCTCTGGACCTTACGGTGAATTCTTTATCAATGAATCAGATTCAGAAATGTTATACGTAGGTGGTGGTGCAGGTATGGCACCAATGCGTTCTCATTTATATCACCTATTCAAAACATTAAGAACTAAGAGAAAAGTATCGTACTGGTATGGTGGTCGTTCTAAAAGAGAATTATTCTATTTAGATCACTTTTATAAATTGGAGGAAGAGTTTCCAAATTTCAAATTTTACTTAGCATTATCTGAACCACAAGAAGAAGATAATTGGAAGGTAAAAGAGAATATTGATGCTCCTGGTGATGGTTTCGTAGGTTTCATTCACAATTGTGTAATTGATAACTACTTAAGCCTGCATGAGTCTCCTGAAGATATCGAACTTTATTTCTGTGGACCTCCGTTGATGAACAAAGCTGTTCAGAAAATGGGTGAAGATTTCGGTATCCCAGATGAGCATATACGTTTTGATGACTTCGGTGGTTAA
- a CDS encoding Na(+)-translocating NADH-quinone reductase subunit F produces MHVLTEQELHNLAMNIVGKQLEDEGFEFLAVNSELRKNPQFVCTKDKKMRFVVVKAIEYPGDPKDMDFFMSDLTKMKEHAVKFEATTFYAGVGLVNAVDKNLPVYLDEEYIVDFDGLVEL; encoded by the coding sequence ATGCATGTATTAACAGAACAAGAACTTCATAATTTGGCAATGAATATTGTAGGCAAGCAATTAGAAGATGAAGGGTTTGAGTTTTTAGCTGTAAACAGTGAATTGCGCAAGAATCCGCAGTTTGTATGTACAAAAGATAAGAAGATGCGCTTTGTTGTGGTAAAGGCAATTGAATACCCTGGTGACCCAAAGGATATGGATTTCTTTATGTCTGACCTTACTAAAATGAAAGAACATGCTGTTAAATTTGAAGCGACTACCTTTTATGCAGGTGTGGGGCTGGTAAATGCTGTAGATAAAAATTTGCCTGTATATTTAGATGAAGAGTATATAGTTGACTTTGATGGTTTAGTAGAATTATGA
- a CDS encoding FAD:protein FMN transferase, with product MKNYILVIATILTLFSSCKEKGDAEFRNENVGGALGTSYSIISISNEKLDLQKDIDSVFAVINHSLSTYIPESDISRINKGDSTVVVDKMFQEVFELSKSIHEETNGFFDPTVGTLVNAWGFGPERQISMDSLKIDSLLNFVGLDKITLEDSNHIVKDNPNIYLDFNAIAKGYAIDRLAAMLDAKRIDNYLIEVGGELVAKGKNIIKNKFWVVGIDDPEMEVNRATKILIHLNDRALASSGNYRKFRIDEETGKKFVHTVNPKTGYTQLSNTLAVTILADNCATADAYATALMAMNLEDAFELVEENNKLEAYIIYLDENGETKEFSTKGFKALVVK from the coding sequence ATGAAGAATTATATTTTAGTAATCGCCACGATATTAACCTTGTTTTCATCCTGTAAGGAGAAAGGAGATGCCGAATTTCGAAATGAAAATGTAGGTGGCGCTTTAGGGACATCTTATAGTATAATTTCAATCTCTAACGAGAAATTAGATTTACAAAAAGATATTGATTCAGTATTCGCTGTTATCAATCATTCTTTATCTACTTATATTCCGGAGTCTGATATTTCTAGAATTAATAAAGGAGATAGTACTGTTGTTGTTGATAAGATGTTTCAAGAAGTATTTGAGTTATCTAAATCAATACACGAAGAAACTAATGGCTTTTTTGATCCAACGGTAGGTACGCTTGTAAATGCATGGGGTTTCGGACCTGAACGTCAAATTTCGATGGACAGTCTAAAAATTGATAGTTTGTTGAATTTTGTTGGATTGGATAAGATTACTTTAGAAGATAGTAACCATATCGTAAAAGATAATCCTAATATCTACTTGGATTTTAACGCTATTGCTAAGGGATATGCCATTGATAGACTTGCTGCTATGTTAGATGCTAAGCGTATTGATAACTATTTAATTGAAGTAGGCGGAGAATTGGTAGCCAAAGGAAAGAATATCATAAAAAATAAGTTTTGGGTGGTAGGTATCGATGATCCTGAAATGGAGGTAAATAGAGCTACCAAAATATTAATTCATTTAAATGATAGGGCATTAGCTTCTTCGGGTAACTATCGAAAGTTTAGAATAGATGAAGAAACTGGTAAAAAGTTTGTGCATACCGTAAATCCTAAAACCGGCTATACACAATTGTCTAATACACTTGCCGTAACTATATTAGCTGATAACTGTGCTACAGCAGATGCTTATGCAACAGCATTAATGGCGATGAATTTAGAGGATGCTTTTGAACTTGTTGAAGAAAATAATAAGCTAGAAGCTTATATTATTTATTTAGATGAGAATGGTGAGACAAAAGAGTTTTCGACAAAAGGATTTAAAGCGCTTGTAGTGAAATAA
- a CDS encoding class I SAM-dependent methyltransferase, translated as MKKIFKFFLNLVPRPVLISLSYIVKPFFKAYYRGNTYEDPIDGNTFRSFLPYGYEKPRENVLSPSTLSLERHRLLWLFLKEETDFFTAPLHVLHFAPEQAFYKRFRKLKNLNYVTTDLNSPLADVKADICNLPFEDNMFDVILCNHVLEHIPDDTKAMSELYRILKPGGWGIFQIPQDLSREGTFEDDTITDKVERAKIFGQYDHVRIYGRDYFDKLRSIGFTVEEIDFTKLMSQENINRYRLAPGEIIPFVKK; from the coding sequence ATGAAGAAAATTTTTAAATTTTTTCTTAACCTTGTTCCAAGACCTGTATTAATTTCTTTAAGCTATATAGTAAAGCCTTTTTTTAAGGCTTACTATCGTGGCAATACCTATGAAGACCCTATTGACGGCAATACTTTTCGTAGCTTTTTACCATACGGATATGAAAAACCACGTGAGAACGTGCTTTCACCTTCTACCCTTTCATTAGAACGTCATCGTTTACTATGGTTGTTTTTAAAAGAGGAGACCGACTTTTTCACTGCTCCGTTACATGTTTTGCATTTTGCCCCTGAACAAGCTTTCTATAAAAGATTCAGAAAACTAAAGAATCTAAATTATGTTACTACAGATTTAAATTCTCCTTTGGCAGATGTTAAGGCAGATATCTGCAACCTTCCGTTTGAAGATAATATGTTCGATGTAATTCTATGCAATCATGTACTAGAACACATACCAGATGACACGAAAGCTATGTCTGAGTTATATAGAATTCTAAAACCTGGCGGTTGGGGCATTTTTCAAATTCCTCAAGATTTAAGCAGAGAAGGAACTTTCGAAGACGACACCATAACCGACAAAGTTGAACGTGCTAAAATATTTGGTCAATATGACCATGTTCGTATTTACGGAAGAGATTACTTTGATAAATTAAGAAGCATAGGTTTTACCGTCGAAGAAATAGATTTCACCAAGCTCATGAGCCAAGAAAACATCAATAGATATCGCTTAGCACCCGGAGAGATAATTCCGTTCGTAAAAAAATAG
- the map gene encoding type I methionyl aminopeptidase, with translation MIKLKTAEEIELMRESALIVSKTLGMIASEVKPGVTTLHLDALAETFIRDHGAIPGFLGLYDFPNSLCMSPNAQVVHGIPNNTPLVEGDIISIDCGALKNEFYGDHAYTFEVGEVSPEIKKLLEVTKKSLYVGIREFKVGNRVGDVGYAIQKFTEDHGYGVVRELVGHGLGKKMHEGPEMPNYGRRGRGKKFVEGMTVAIEPMTNMGTKNIKQLKDGWTILTADGKPSAHFEHDVAIVNGKPELLSTFKYIYEALGIVSDEEDEFTKSTVKS, from the coding sequence ATGATTAAATTAAAAACAGCAGAAGAGATTGAGTTAATGCGCGAAAGTGCGCTTATTGTTTCTAAAACTTTAGGAATGATAGCCTCTGAAGTTAAACCCGGAGTTACTACACTACATTTAGATGCTTTGGCCGAAACTTTTATTCGTGACCATGGTGCAATACCTGGTTTCTTAGGTCTTTACGATTTTCCGAATTCATTATGCATGAGCCCAAATGCTCAAGTAGTACATGGTATTCCAAATAATACCCCTTTAGTTGAAGGGGATATTATTTCAATTGACTGCGGTGCTTTGAAAAATGAATTTTACGGTGACCATGCTTACACTTTTGAAGTGGGAGAAGTTAGCCCAGAAATCAAGAAATTATTAGAGGTTACCAAAAAATCGTTATACGTTGGTATTCGAGAATTTAAAGTTGGTAATCGTGTTGGTGATGTTGGGTATGCCATTCAAAAATTCACTGAAGACCATGGTTATGGTGTAGTTCGTGAATTGGTTGGTCACGGTCTTGGTAAAAAGATGCACGAAGGTCCTGAAATGCCTAATTACGGCAGACGTGGTAGAGGCAAGAAATTTGTTGAAGGTATGACGGTTGCTATCGAACCTATGACCAATATGGGTACAAAGAATATCAAACAACTTAAAGACGGCTGGACAATTCTTACTGCAGATGGTAAACCGAGCGCTCATTTTGAACATGATGTTGCCATAGTTAATGGAAAACCAGAGCTACTATCTACCTTCAAATATATTTATGAAGCTTTAGGTATTGTAAGTGATGAAGAAGATGAGTTTACAAAATCTACCGTAAAAAGTTAG
- the gpmI gene encoding 2,3-bisphosphoglycerate-independent phosphoglycerate mutase — translation MNKKVILMILDGWGKSPDPSISAVDKANTPFIDSLYTKYANSNLLTDGMNVGLPEGQMGNSEVGHMNLGAGRIVYQDLAKINKAVKENTLSSEPVLKSAFEYAKKNNKDVHFLGLLSDGGVHSHTNHIKGLIAAGKESGVENMYLHAFTDGRDVDPKSGKGFLEDIVHFGADKNTKLATVIGRYYAMDRDKRWERVKEAYDVIVNAEGEKSTDIGKTIQKSYDNDITDEFIKPIVMTSTDGTPVASVKEDDVVIFFNFRTDRGRELTQVLSQIDMHEQNMHKLNLYYVTLTNYDESYEKVHVVYNKDNIVETLGEVLANAGKKQIRIAETEKYPHVTFFFNGGREVPFDGESRILCPSPKVATYDLQPEMSAYEIRDKIIPEIKKGDVDFICLNFANPDMVGHTGVMEAAIKACETVDECAKDVITAAIEKDYSVIVIADHGNCETMVNEDGSPNTAHTTNPVPLILVDKDIHHIKDGVLGDIAPTILKMMGVEKSKFMTQNSLV, via the coding sequence ATGAACAAAAAAGTAATCTTAATGATATTAGATGGATGGGGTAAATCTCCTGACCCATCGATATCTGCAGTTGATAAAGCCAATACTCCTTTTATAGATAGTTTATATACCAAATATGCTAATTCTAACCTTCTTACAGATGGTATGAACGTTGGCTTACCTGAAGGTCAAATGGGTAATAGCGAAGTGGGTCATATGAATTTAGGGGCTGGTCGTATTGTATATCAAGATTTAGCTAAAATCAATAAGGCAGTTAAAGAGAATACTTTAAGTTCTGAACCGGTTTTAAAAAGTGCTTTCGAATACGCAAAAAAGAATAATAAAGATGTTCATTTTTTAGGACTTTTAAGTGATGGTGGCGTACATAGCCATACTAATCATATTAAAGGACTTATTGCCGCTGGTAAAGAATCTGGAGTTGAAAATATGTATTTACATGCTTTTACCGATGGTAGAGATGTAGATCCAAAAAGTGGAAAAGGTTTTTTAGAAGATATCGTTCATTTTGGTGCTGACAAAAACACGAAACTAGCTACTGTTATCGGTAGATATTACGCTATGGATCGTGACAAACGATGGGAGCGAGTTAAAGAAGCTTATGATGTTATCGTAAATGCAGAAGGTGAAAAATCGACTGATATTGGCAAAACCATTCAAAAAAGCTATGACAATGACATTACCGATGAGTTTATAAAACCTATCGTAATGACCAGTACAGACGGCACTCCTGTTGCTTCTGTAAAAGAAGATGATGTCGTTATATTCTTCAACTTTAGAACTGACCGTGGTCGAGAATTAACGCAGGTTTTAAGTCAGATAGATATGCATGAGCAAAACATGCATAAACTTAACTTATACTACGTTACACTTACTAATTATGATGAATCATATGAAAAGGTTCATGTGGTCTATAATAAAGATAATATCGTTGAAACTTTAGGCGAGGTATTAGCTAACGCAGGTAAAAAGCAAATACGTATTGCCGAAACCGAAAAATACCCACACGTTACTTTCTTTTTCAATGGTGGTAGAGAAGTTCCTTTTGATGGCGAATCACGTATTTTATGTCCGTCGCCAAAAGTGGCTACATATGACCTTCAACCAGAAATGAGTGCTTATGAGATTAGAGATAAAATCATTCCTGAAATTAAAAAAGGAGATGTTGACTTTATCTGCTTAAACTTTGCTAATCCTGACATGGTAGGTCATACCGGTGTTATGGAAGCTGCAATTAAAGCTTGTGAAACTGTAGATGAATGTGCAAAAGATGTTATTACAGCAGCTATCGAAAAAGATTACTCTGTAATTGTTATTGCCGATCACGGTAATTGTGAAACTATGGTAAATGAAGATGGTAGCCCTAACACGGCACATACTACTAACCCTGTTCCACTAATTTTAGTAGACAAAGATATTCACCATATCAAAGATGGTGTATTAGGAGATATTGCACCTACCATCTTAAAAATGATGGGTGTAGAAAAATCAAAATTTATGACCCAAAATTCATTGGTATAA
- a CDS encoding ankyrin repeat domain-containing protein encodes MKKVILTLSMVILTIGTTVLAAENETLAPTNNIDLVSRVDISSFCKAVIQGDLETVKRLIDLGEDVNQKSLGMTPAMFAARYNKVAVLEILINNGADLKMQSSQGHTAKRYAELSNATEALELIETAVGS; translated from the coding sequence ATGAAAAAAGTAATCCTTACATTATCTATGGTAATTCTTACCATAGGAACAACTGTTTTAGCTGCTGAAAATGAAACTTTAGCACCAACGAATAACATTGACCTTGTGTCAAGAGTAGATATTAGCTCTTTCTGTAAAGCTGTTATACAGGGCGATTTAGAGACCGTAAAACGGTTGATCGATTTAGGCGAAGATGTAAATCAGAAATCTTTAGGTATGACGCCTGCCATGTTTGCCGCTCGTTATAATAAGGTAGCCGTTTTGGAAATACTTATTAATAACGGAGCCGATCTTAAGATGCAGAGTAGTCAAGGGCATACAGCAAAACGTTATGCCGAATTATCTAATGCAACAGAGGCTCTCGAATTAATTGAAACTGCAGTAGGAAGTTAA
- a CDS encoding ankyrin repeat domain-containing protein, whose protein sequence is MKKSISILLFVSVFTLTGVYANNNDGINLNEAVSISVNDEISSLCKAVMKGDVDQVRSLLALGEKSNEKSMGLTPAMYAARYNKAEVLKVLLLNGANLNIKSDQGYTAKDYAKMSNAKDVLDVIKQDS, encoded by the coding sequence ATGAAAAAATCAATCTCAATTTTGTTGTTCGTTAGTGTATTTACATTAACAGGAGTTTATGCAAATAATAATGACGGTATAAATTTAAATGAAGCAGTATCTATTTCTGTAAATGACGAAATTAGTTCGTTATGTAAAGCAGTTATGAAGGGTGATGTAGATCAAGTAAGAAGTTTGTTGGCTTTAGGTGAAAAGTCTAATGAGAAGTCTATGGGTCTAACGCCGGCAATGTATGCCGCTAGATATAATAAGGCAGAAGTACTTAAGGTTTTATTATTGAACGGCGCGAATCTTAACATTAAAAGCGATCAAGGTTATACAGCAAAAGACTATGCGAAAATGTCGAATGCTAAAGATGTATTAGATGTAATTAAGCAAGATTCATAG
- a CDS encoding DUF6747 family protein, with translation MGTITHFRNLYVQAFENCKPVVLVTFLKVYSVFCALMIFSALYAFVVRAANGFDF, from the coding sequence ATGGGAACAATTACACATTTCAGAAACTTATACGTGCAGGCGTTTGAGAACTGTAAACCAGTAGTTTTGGTTACATTTTTAAAGGTCTACTCAGTATTTTGTGCCCTAATGATATTTTCGGCACTGTATGCTTTTGTTGTTAGAGCAGCAAATGGATTTGATTTTTAA
- a CDS encoding M48 family metalloprotease, with amino-acid sequence MRRGSWKIRIFIGLAIVAFAFIQKCSNTEENPYTGRSQHITMSSEQEIAIGLQSAPEMAQQHGGLYPDQSLQAFVESVGNKLVQNSVAKETPYQYDFHLLADDQTINAFALPGGQCFITYALFSQLNEAQLAGVLGHEIGHVIGRHSAERIADSQTWQTATMGATVGAGDMGSILGSIGQNTLLKNGRGDELESDELGVLFMIQSGYDPYEMIKVMEILKAAGGPDRTPEFQNTHPDPENRIEKIREAIDKYKNQG; translated from the coding sequence ATGAGAAGAGGAAGTTGGAAAATTAGAATATTTATCGGTTTGGCTATTGTTGCCTTTGCATTTATACAAAAATGTAGCAACACTGAAGAAAACCCTTATACCGGTCGATCCCAACATATTACTATGTCTTCTGAACAAGAAATCGCTATTGGTTTACAAAGTGCTCCAGAAATGGCACAACAACATGGCGGTCTTTACCCTGACCAAAGTTTACAGGCTTTTGTCGAATCTGTCGGTAATAAACTGGTTCAAAACAGTGTTGCCAAAGAGACTCCGTACCAATATGATTTTCATTTATTAGCCGATGATCAAACCATAAATGCCTTTGCATTACCTGGCGGACAATGTTTTATTACTTACGCCTTATTCTCACAACTTAACGAAGCACAATTAGCTGGTGTTTTAGGTCATGAAATTGGTCATGTAATCGGTAGACATTCTGCAGAAAGAATAGCCGATAGCCAAACATGGCAGACAGCAACTATGGGTGCTACTGTTGGTGCTGGTGATATGGGTAGTATTTTAGGAAGTATTGGTCAGAATACACTACTAAAAAATGGTCGTGGCGATGAGTTGGAAAGTGATGAACTAGGGGTTCTATTTATGATTCAATCTGGTTATGATCCATACGAGATGATTAAAGTGATGGAAATTTTAAAAGCTGCTGGTGGTCCAGACCGTACTCCTGAATTTCAGAATACCCACCCAGATCCTGAGAATAGAATAGAAAAAATCAGAGAAGCTATAGACAAATACAAAAACCAAGGTTAA
- a CDS encoding M15 family metallopeptidase has product MQRRTFINRSSSAALALALAPNFFIQEETEYGILELMGKEDIKLYGKDINLRKEAHDAFVEMKKAAYKDGIDLKIVSSFRSYDRQEAIFERKYLKYTDDDGMNPTDAINKIIEYSTIPGTSRHHWGTDIDVVDGYRKVDGDILVPHKYEGEGPYVDFKKWMDENSETYGFFLVYTDEAKRRGFKYEPWHYSYAPLSIPMLEQFRSKNVASIIIREDYYGAEHFTMNFLKSYIQNNILDINRNLL; this is encoded by the coding sequence ATGCAGAGAAGAACATTTATTAACAGAAGTAGTTCGGCAGCTTTAGCTCTTGCCCTTGCACCTAATTTCTTTATACAAGAAGAAACTGAGTACGGTATTTTAGAACTCATGGGTAAAGAAGATATCAAGTTATACGGTAAAGACATCAACCTCCGAAAAGAAGCTCATGATGCCTTTGTTGAAATGAAAAAAGCTGCTTACAAAGACGGTATCGATTTAAAAATTGTTTCAAGCTTTAGAAGTTATGATAGGCAAGAGGCAATTTTTGAGCGTAAATATTTAAAATATACAGATGATGATGGTATGAACCCTACAGATGCTATCAATAAAATTATAGAATACTCTACCATACCTGGTACAAGTAGACATCATTGGGGTACAGATATTGATGTTGTCGACGGGTATAGAAAAGTAGATGGTGATATTTTGGTACCACACAAGTATGAAGGTGAAGGACCTTATGTTGACTTTAAAAAATGGATGGATGAAAATTCTGAGACCTACGGATTTTTCTTAGTGTATACTGACGAAGCAAAAAGAAGAGGTTTCAAATACGAGCCATGGCATTATAGTTATGCTCCATTATCGATACCGATGCTTGAACAATTTAGAAGTAAAAATGTCGCTTCAATTATAATTAGAGAAGATTATTATGGGGCAGAACATTTTACTATGAACTTTTTAAAATCATACATTCAAAATAATATATTAGATATTAATAGAAACCTACTGTAA